One stretch of Roseimicrobium sp. ORNL1 DNA includes these proteins:
- the bioB gene encoding biotin synthase BioB, translating into MNYSELHRLYHLPFFDLLKQARTVHEEHWPEREVQLCTLLSIKTGGCSEDCGYCAQSARYSTGLQRETLMQKEQVMERARAARANGSTRFCMGAAWKGVRMGTQKFDQVLDIVRDVSTLGMEVCVTLGELGNEEAVALKEAGVTAYNHNIDTSREHYKNIVTTHTFDDRLRTIRNAQDAGMSVCSGGILGLGETIEDRLKMLETLSEFNPQPESVPINSLMPIKGTPMENNEPVDVFSLVRMIAITRIAIPKSKVRLSAGRYSLSKEAQALCYFAGANSIFYGDKLLTTVNPRANEDMKLLAELGLTPQTPNPAMTAPEVNLDRPLSPCCAEDHEHYGHDHEHAHEGVPACESSGCCP; encoded by the coding sequence ATGAACTACTCTGAGCTGCACCGCCTTTATCACCTGCCGTTCTTTGACCTGCTGAAGCAGGCCCGCACCGTGCATGAGGAGCATTGGCCCGAGCGTGAAGTGCAGCTTTGCACCCTGCTTTCCATCAAGACCGGCGGTTGCAGCGAAGACTGCGGCTACTGCGCCCAGAGCGCCCGCTACTCCACCGGCCTTCAGCGTGAGACGTTAATGCAGAAAGAGCAAGTCATGGAGCGTGCCCGCGCTGCCCGGGCGAATGGTTCCACCCGTTTTTGCATGGGTGCTGCTTGGAAGGGCGTGCGCATGGGCACCCAGAAGTTTGACCAGGTGCTGGATATCGTCCGTGATGTCAGCACGCTCGGCATGGAAGTCTGTGTGACCCTCGGCGAACTCGGCAATGAAGAAGCCGTGGCGCTGAAGGAAGCCGGTGTTACCGCGTACAATCACAACATCGACACCTCTCGCGAGCACTACAAAAACATCGTCACCACTCACACGTTTGACGATCGCCTCCGCACCATTCGCAACGCGCAAGACGCGGGCATGAGCGTGTGCTCCGGCGGCATCCTCGGTCTCGGTGAGACCATCGAGGATCGCCTGAAGATGCTCGAGACCCTGAGCGAGTTCAACCCGCAGCCTGAGAGCGTGCCGATCAATTCGCTGATGCCCATCAAAGGCACGCCGATGGAGAACAACGAGCCGGTGGATGTCTTCTCCCTCGTGCGCATGATTGCCATCACCCGCATCGCGATTCCGAAGTCCAAGGTGCGTCTCAGCGCCGGTCGCTATTCCCTGAGCAAGGAAGCCCAGGCGCTGTGCTACTTCGCCGGCGCCAACTCGATTTTCTACGGAGATAAGCTGCTCACCACCGTGAACCCGCGTGCGAATGAGGACATGAAGCTCCTCGCCGAACTCGGCCTCACCCCACAGACTCCGAATCCGGCGATGACTGCTCCCGAGGTGAACTTGGATAGGCCGCTGTCACCGTGCTGTGCTGAAGATCATGAGCATTATGGCCATGATCACGAGCATGCACATGAAGGCGTACCTGCGTGTGAGTCTTCGGGCTGCTGCCCGTAA
- a CDS encoding glycine hydroxymethyltransferase has product MSATSSPLLAYLKETPAERLDNATVAYLANLTETARVAPGIARSVVKELADQRSHLKLIASENYCSLATQLTMGNLLTDKYAEGFPFSRFYAGCDNVDDIEAAACEQARKLFGVEHAYVQPHSGADANMVAYWAILSARVLTPALAELGETNPAKLSVEDWNKVRGICGNQRLLGLDYYSGGHLTHGYRHNLSAQMFEAHSYTVSKETGLLDYDVIEKQATELKPLILLAGYSAYPRKIDFRRMREIADKVGAVLMVDMAHFAGLVAGGVFEGDYNPAAFAHVLTTTTHKTLRGPRGGAVFCTKEFAEFVDKGCPMVLGGPLPHVMAAKAVAFTEANEPAFKDYAAKILENSRALAEACVAEGMTIPTGGTDNHLLLIDVRSFGLTGRQAETAVRRCGITLNRNSLPFDPNGPWYTSGLRVGTPATTTLGMGPEEMKEIAAVLKLILSNTKPETVQSGEQVGTPSKAKFTIEPAAEKEALDRVHKLLAKYPVYPTLDLGVLQKHFA; this is encoded by the coding sequence ATGTCCGCAACTTCCTCCCCACTTCTCGCCTACCTGAAGGAAACGCCCGCTGAGCGTCTCGACAATGCCACGGTCGCGTACCTGGCGAACCTGACGGAGACCGCGCGCGTCGCCCCGGGCATTGCCCGTTCCGTTGTGAAGGAGCTCGCGGACCAGCGCAGTCACCTGAAGCTCATCGCCAGCGAGAACTACTGCTCGCTCGCCACGCAGCTCACCATGGGGAACCTGCTCACGGACAAGTACGCCGAAGGCTTCCCCTTCTCCCGATTCTACGCCGGCTGCGACAACGTGGACGACATCGAGGCCGCTGCCTGCGAGCAGGCCAGGAAACTCTTCGGCGTGGAGCACGCCTATGTGCAGCCTCACAGCGGCGCGGACGCGAACATGGTCGCCTACTGGGCCATCCTCAGCGCCCGTGTGCTGACCCCTGCCCTGGCGGAACTGGGCGAGACCAATCCGGCCAAGCTCTCCGTGGAAGACTGGAACAAGGTCCGCGGCATCTGCGGCAACCAGCGCCTGCTGGGCCTGGATTACTACTCCGGCGGTCACCTCACCCACGGGTATCGCCACAATCTCTCTGCCCAGATGTTCGAGGCGCACTCGTACACGGTGAGCAAGGAAACCGGCCTGCTGGACTACGATGTCATTGAGAAGCAGGCCACCGAGCTGAAGCCGCTCATCTTGCTGGCCGGCTACAGTGCCTACCCGCGCAAGATCGACTTCCGCCGCATGCGCGAAATCGCCGACAAGGTGGGCGCCGTGCTCATGGTGGACATGGCCCACTTCGCCGGTCTCGTAGCCGGTGGCGTGTTCGAGGGAGACTACAATCCCGCCGCCTTTGCCCACGTGCTGACCACCACCACGCACAAGACGCTGCGCGGACCTCGCGGCGGCGCTGTATTCTGCACCAAGGAATTTGCCGAGTTCGTCGACAAGGGCTGCCCCATGGTCCTCGGCGGTCCGCTGCCGCACGTGATGGCCGCCAAGGCCGTGGCCTTCACCGAGGCCAACGAACCCGCATTCAAAGACTACGCCGCAAAGATCCTCGAAAACTCCCGCGCACTGGCTGAGGCCTGCGTCGCCGAGGGCATGACCATTCCGACGGGCGGCACGGACAACCACCTGCTGCTCATCGACGTCCGCTCCTTCGGCCTCACGGGGCGTCAGGCAGAAACGGCCGTGCGCCGCTGCGGCATCACGCTGAATCGCAATTCCCTGCCCTTCGACCCGAACGGCCCCTGGTACACCAGCGGTCTGCGCGTGGGCACTCCTGCCACCACCACCCTCGGCATGGGACCGGAGGAGATGAAGGAAATCGCCGCCGTGCTGAAGCTCATCCTCTCCAACACCAAGCCGGAGACGGTGCAGTCAGGAGAACAGGTCGGCACGCCCAGCAAGGCCAAGTTCACCATCGAGCCCGCCGCCGAGAAGGAAGCCCTCGACCGCGTGCACAAGCTGCTGGCCAAGTATCCGGTGTATCCCACGCTGGATCTTGGGGTGCTGCAGAAGCATTTCGCATGA
- a CDS encoding SGNH/GDSL hydrolase family protein, which translates to MHRLLLSLTFIFAFAIATPVTVTAQTAPKPFADGDTVCFLGDSITHGGSWHRYIELFYVSREPEKKVNIINCGIGGDRADGALKRLDWDVLVHQPTVIVIMLGMNDIGHGNYDSSNPTPEMLAGREKSITDYRKNMTALVEAIQKRSKAAIILVKPSPYDETAEINGKPARKGANGALAKCSEICGELAQKYNTAVVDFHGPMTKLMTEGQKLDPGFALVGRDRVHPGLPGHLVMASLFLRAQGFTLNESGKLPIATGVNDPVLAKIVPNAELMGSTTPAVGTDASTKKAAEIAMLSTERFTLGMPLRTIARMEVSMRGANIDPKDDAAVKAWIEERNKKMTPDTPAGKTWEQQATPYLKARAELTATLKKRQELLEKMRQLAAARS; encoded by the coding sequence ATGCATCGACTGCTCCTCTCCCTCACGTTCATCTTCGCATTTGCGATCGCGACACCCGTCACGGTCACGGCCCAGACGGCGCCGAAGCCGTTCGCAGATGGCGACACGGTCTGTTTCCTCGGGGACAGCATCACGCATGGCGGCAGCTGGCACCGCTACATCGAACTCTTCTATGTGAGCCGCGAGCCGGAGAAGAAGGTCAACATCATCAACTGCGGCATCGGCGGCGACCGCGCGGACGGCGCACTGAAGCGCCTCGACTGGGACGTGCTCGTACATCAGCCCACCGTGATTGTGATCATGCTGGGCATGAATGACATCGGTCACGGGAACTACGACAGCTCAAATCCCACGCCGGAGATGCTCGCAGGACGCGAAAAATCCATCACCGACTACCGCAAGAACATGACCGCGCTGGTGGAAGCCATCCAGAAGCGCAGTAAGGCCGCCATCATCCTCGTGAAACCGTCGCCTTATGACGAAACGGCGGAAATCAACGGCAAGCCGGCCCGCAAGGGAGCCAACGGCGCCCTGGCCAAGTGCTCAGAGATCTGTGGTGAACTCGCTCAGAAATACAACACCGCCGTGGTCGACTTCCACGGCCCGATGACCAAGCTCATGACCGAAGGACAAAAGCTGGATCCCGGGTTCGCCCTCGTCGGTCGCGACCGCGTGCATCCCGGCCTTCCCGGACATCTGGTCATGGCCAGCCTCTTCCTGCGCGCACAGGGCTTCACCTTGAATGAGAGCGGCAAGCTGCCCATCGCCACCGGCGTGAATGACCCCGTGCTGGCGAAGATCGTGCCCAACGCTGAACTGATGGGCAGCACCACTCCTGCGGTCGGAACCGATGCCAGCACCAAGAAAGCCGCAGAAATAGCCATGCTCAGCACCGAGCGCTTTACCCTGGGCATGCCCCTGCGCACCATCGCCCGGATGGAAGTCTCCATGCGCGGCGCCAATATCGATCCCAAAGATGACGCGGCGGTGAAAGCATGGATCGAGGAGCGGAACAAGAAGATGACGCCCGACACCCCGGCGGGCAAAACCTGGGAACAGCAGGCCACACCCTATCTCAAGGCACGCGCGGAGCTGACCGCGACCCTCAAAAAGCGCCAGGAGCTCCTGGAAAAGATGCGCCAGCTCGCGGCGGCACGGTCCTAG
- a CDS encoding alpha/beta hydrolase yields MKTNLALLLCLGLGFCCCIAPGLGAATAPEPAQTLPVWPDGAQGPVNDKAPERVLPDVPNSKKVVRLEGVTEPTLQVYPAPKDKANGTAVIICPGGGFSKLALDLEGGEVAANLNENGVTAFVLKYRTSPGGSKDPQLGPVMDAQRSVALVRKRAAEFGVDPARIGLLGISAGGQVAVIATSNHASPTYKTTENIDAASCRPDFLALVYPWKLQDAADASKLRADIKVDKTMPPVFIAHAADDKGAKIEGSLFLFLQLQAAGVPTEAHLYAKGGHGFGLRPADVPCPTDWPQRLAAWMKVMQLVK; encoded by the coding sequence ATGAAAACCAACCTCGCCCTCCTCCTCTGCCTCGGTCTCGGTTTCTGCTGCTGCATTGCCCCCGGCCTGGGTGCCGCCACGGCGCCTGAGCCGGCACAAACCCTTCCCGTGTGGCCGGATGGCGCACAGGGGCCGGTGAATGACAAGGCCCCAGAGCGCGTGCTTCCCGATGTGCCGAACTCGAAGAAGGTCGTGCGATTGGAGGGCGTGACTGAACCCACGCTCCAAGTCTACCCCGCGCCGAAGGACAAGGCCAACGGCACCGCCGTGATCATCTGCCCCGGCGGTGGCTTCAGCAAGCTGGCTCTGGATCTGGAAGGCGGCGAGGTCGCGGCCAATCTCAATGAAAACGGCGTCACCGCCTTCGTGCTGAAGTACCGCACCTCCCCCGGCGGCTCGAAGGATCCGCAACTCGGTCCCGTGATGGATGCCCAACGCTCGGTGGCGCTGGTGCGCAAGCGCGCAGCGGAATTTGGCGTAGACCCGGCTCGCATCGGCCTGCTGGGTATCAGCGCCGGCGGGCAGGTGGCGGTGATTGCCACCAGCAATCACGCGAGTCCCACCTATAAGACCACAGAGAACATCGACGCCGCCTCCTGCCGTCCGGATTTCCTGGCACTCGTGTATCCCTGGAAACTTCAGGACGCTGCGGACGCGTCAAAGCTGCGTGCGGACATCAAGGTCGACAAGACCATGCCTCCTGTCTTCATTGCTCATGCGGCGGATGACAAGGGCGCCAAGATTGAGGGCAGCCTGTTCCTCTTCCTCCAGCTTCAAGCTGCGGGAGTGCCCACGGAGGCCCATCTCTATGCCAAGGGTGGCCACGGATTCGGCCTGCGTCCCGCGGATGTCCCCTGCCCCACCGACTGGCCGCAGCGCCTCGCCGCGTGGATGAAGGTCATGCAGCTGGTGAAGTAG
- a CDS encoding tetratricopeptide repeat protein, translating to MRLSVFCTLLIALLLSVRGELAAQSFREKALEAAKAGDSATAIDNYEKALNSTLKVFKEDHVEVITARLELGEAYRAAGRWTDAIGQLDYVWQRARFDAEQNKRWDGEEGHLAYAAGEKLGRSLQGAARYPEAATVFATAISDGEKGGREVTQLLTLDALLADTLLLLDRVQDAEKGLARARERIMSSQADRPEAQVRMLSTLVTLYHHHRQYALGLPVAQQVVDIANKNLEPYNELIGLAFSNHGAIALHVDGQLNEAINSLQAAEQIYVKKLGADARELTNIQVNLSQAEALKKNDKEAERHGLEALRLARLHSAPDSLDVALSLHNLANCYMTLKQPGKAGDLLENALSIMEKNLGHDHPQTVEARKMLEAAKKAASEGV from the coding sequence ATGCGCCTTTCTGTTTTCTGTACGCTGCTCATCGCGCTGCTCCTGAGTGTGAGGGGCGAACTCGCCGCCCAATCGTTTCGCGAAAAGGCTCTCGAAGCGGCCAAGGCTGGCGACTCAGCCACCGCCATCGATAACTACGAGAAGGCGCTGAACTCCACCCTCAAGGTATTCAAGGAGGATCACGTGGAGGTCATTACGGCCCGGCTTGAGCTCGGCGAGGCCTATCGTGCTGCGGGACGGTGGACGGATGCCATCGGCCAGCTCGACTACGTGTGGCAGCGCGCGCGGTTCGATGCCGAGCAGAACAAGCGGTGGGATGGCGAGGAAGGACACCTCGCCTATGCGGCCGGTGAGAAACTGGGCAGGTCCCTTCAAGGGGCTGCGCGCTATCCGGAAGCCGCCACCGTATTTGCCACCGCCATCAGCGATGGAGAAAAGGGCGGTCGCGAGGTCACTCAACTGCTCACGCTTGATGCGCTGCTGGCAGACACGCTGCTCCTGCTGGACCGCGTGCAGGATGCGGAGAAGGGGCTGGCGCGTGCCCGCGAGCGTATCATGAGCAGTCAGGCGGACCGGCCGGAGGCCCAGGTGCGCATGCTGTCCACCCTGGTCACGCTCTATCATCACCATCGCCAGTACGCACTGGGTCTTCCCGTGGCGCAGCAGGTGGTGGACATTGCCAACAAGAATCTGGAACCCTATAACGAGCTGATTGGCCTGGCGTTTTCGAACCATGGCGCCATCGCCCTGCATGTGGACGGTCAGCTCAACGAAGCCATCAACTCACTCCAGGCCGCGGAGCAGATCTACGTGAAGAAGCTGGGGGCTGATGCGAGGGAATTGACGAATATCCAGGTCAATCTCAGCCAGGCGGAGGCGCTCAAGAAAAATGACAAGGAGGCAGAGCGGCATGGCCTGGAGGCGCTGCGCCTCGCGAGGCTTCACTCCGCTCCAGACTCGCTGGATGTCGCGCTGAGCCTGCACAACCTGGCCAACTGCTACATGACCCTGAAACAGCCTGGGAAAGCCGGTGATCTCCTTGAAAATGCCTTGAGCATCATGGAGAAAAATCTGGGCCACGATCACCCGCAGACGGTGGAAGCCCGCAAGATGCTGGAAGCAGCGAAGAAGGCGGCGTCGGAGGGAGTGTGA